Proteins co-encoded in one Gleimia hominis genomic window:
- a CDS encoding chromosome segregation SMC family protein codes for MHLKTLTLRGFKSFASATTLNLEPGITCVVGPNGSGKSNVVDALAWVMGEQGAKTLRGGQMADVIFAGTSGRAPLGRAQVSLTIDNSDGALPIDYTEVTISRTLFRGGGSEYSINNNPCRLLDIQELLSDTGMGRQMHVIVGQGQLDAILSAGPMELRGFIEEAAGVLKHRRRKERALKKLDSMEANLHRVRDLANELARQLRPLARQAKAARKAAQVQAVIRDAQARLLADELQDLTERLEVANAQGEGVAKRRAEMEERMGTLKQQLAETEEQARKGAPRAQELTVIWQDLNAVNAALGTLDSVAKERVQQAAHAPTRPAVDLAQLQERSERANSEDSELLKQLEASATRLDQARKDREAAEEAAAQAQRLARRLESERAQHREQVARLVGDVQTAQQGVHSAQADMKRMEESVAGARERTTRARAAVEELGTVAPEEESGPAREHEKAVETRDRAREVVDELLATERDAQASAATWRARRDTLHRGLAPDDETALLLEDSRARGTLSQFVRVASGWENAVAALLTPFSDAVVVDDLDVVTSLSGEGARRVVIASAEPVGPDVGSERALDPVEASSEAAGSGPAQHGLEASGREERGLEGTGPEGAVAALSAVETSVEVAGVSREVLADCLLVEDLPAAVAAVRTPGVRAVATRAGDVLTRYAVRTAGRVHASVLERRAEYEVARKQTESAQAHLTDVRKKLQAAREHYDAAVKAAHQSLQAVRAADAKKAQQSERRARVLSALRAAQAEQQRLGESLETARKRARDAVQRLEAAQVRQRQVQDVPEGADPAEALERAQRCETQAKQARANETQVRLDARTLEEQSKRARDRARSLRTQLARAREQVHAYERQEQRRVRRHAALVSIVERLQGPLQAADAALNQAGEALKQAESARSEFSDRADALRKEVDARRAELIALTDEAHRDEIAKQELVLNYERVVERAQAELGLEPQALLAQYGPAVPVEAPEPYPYDREEQQQRLGRAQKELKRLGNVNPLALEEHRALEQRHQFLTDQLRDLLESKNDLLGIVDAVDAQVQEAFALAFYDTAEAFEQVFATLFPGGAGHLALTDPEDMLQTGIEISARPAGKKITRLSLLSGGERSLAAVALLVAIFKARPSPFYVMDEVEAALDDVNLSRLITIFKQLQEDSQLIIITHQKRTMRIADALYGVTMRDGVTQVVSQKLAQTPQAQADEN; via the coding sequence GTGCACCTTAAAACCCTGACTCTGCGCGGATTTAAATCGTTCGCATCCGCTACCACCCTGAACCTCGAACCCGGAATAACGTGCGTGGTGGGGCCCAACGGATCTGGAAAGTCAAACGTGGTGGACGCCCTCGCGTGGGTAATGGGAGAGCAGGGCGCTAAAACCCTGCGGGGTGGGCAGATGGCCGACGTTATTTTCGCGGGAACCTCGGGCCGCGCGCCACTGGGGCGAGCGCAAGTGTCCCTCACGATTGATAACAGCGACGGGGCCTTACCGATCGACTACACGGAAGTGACGATTTCCCGCACCCTGTTCCGCGGTGGCGGCTCCGAGTACTCCATTAATAATAATCCGTGCCGCCTGCTGGACATTCAAGAACTCCTGTCGGATACGGGGATGGGCCGGCAAATGCACGTGATTGTTGGCCAGGGGCAGTTAGATGCTATCTTGTCCGCGGGCCCAATGGAGTTGCGCGGTTTCATTGAGGAAGCCGCGGGCGTGCTGAAACACCGCCGGCGCAAAGAACGGGCGCTAAAAAAACTGGATTCAATGGAGGCTAACCTGCATCGGGTTCGGGACCTGGCTAATGAGCTCGCTCGGCAGTTGCGGCCCCTCGCGCGGCAGGCGAAAGCAGCGCGGAAAGCGGCGCAGGTGCAGGCTGTGATTCGCGATGCGCAAGCGCGGCTGCTGGCGGATGAACTGCAAGACCTCACGGAGCGCCTCGAAGTGGCGAACGCACAGGGGGAAGGCGTGGCTAAGCGCCGAGCTGAAATGGAAGAGCGCATGGGGACGCTCAAGCAGCAGCTGGCCGAGACGGAAGAACAGGCGCGCAAAGGGGCCCCGAGGGCGCAAGAACTAACTGTTATTTGGCAGGATCTAAACGCGGTTAACGCGGCGCTGGGAACCTTGGATTCGGTAGCGAAAGAACGGGTTCAACAGGCCGCGCACGCGCCGACCAGGCCCGCGGTGGACCTGGCGCAACTACAAGAACGCAGTGAACGAGCGAACTCTGAGGACAGTGAGCTACTGAAACAGTTGGAAGCCAGCGCCACCCGTTTAGACCAGGCCCGTAAAGACCGGGAGGCCGCGGAGGAAGCGGCGGCGCAGGCACAGCGGTTGGCACGGCGCCTCGAGTCCGAACGCGCGCAACACCGCGAACAGGTCGCCCGCCTAGTGGGGGACGTGCAAACCGCCCAGCAGGGGGTGCATAGCGCACAAGCGGATATGAAACGCATGGAGGAATCAGTTGCGGGAGCCCGCGAGCGCACCACCCGCGCTAGAGCTGCGGTGGAGGAACTGGGAACCGTGGCTCCCGAGGAGGAATCCGGCCCTGCGCGTGAACATGAGAAAGCCGTGGAAACGCGGGATCGGGCGCGGGAAGTGGTGGACGAGCTGCTTGCTACTGAGCGCGACGCGCAGGCGAGTGCGGCGACGTGGCGGGCGCGGCGCGACACGCTGCACCGCGGACTAGCGCCAGATGATGAGACTGCGCTACTGCTTGAGGATTCGCGTGCCCGCGGGACGCTGTCGCAGTTCGTGCGGGTAGCTTCCGGGTGGGAGAACGCGGTTGCGGCGCTGCTAACTCCGTTTTCTGACGCGGTTGTGGTCGATGATTTGGATGTGGTTACGTCGCTGAGTGGGGAAGGGGCCCGCCGCGTGGTGATCGCCAGTGCTGAACCAGTGGGGCCGGACGTCGGGAGCGAGCGCGCGTTGGATCCGGTAGAAGCCAGCTCGGAGGCGGCGGGTAGTGGGCCGGCGCAGCATGGTTTAGAGGCGAGCGGGCGCGAGGAGCGTGGTCTAGAGGGGACTGGGCCCGAGGGCGCTGTCGCTGCGTTGAGCGCGGTGGAAACCAGTGTGGAAGTGGCGGGTGTGAGCCGGGAGGTGCTGGCTGACTGCCTGCTGGTGGAGGATCTGCCCGCCGCGGTGGCTGCGGTGCGAACCCCGGGGGTGCGCGCGGTGGCGACGCGCGCGGGGGATGTGCTGACGCGTTACGCGGTGCGGACCGCTGGGCGAGTGCACGCGTCGGTTCTGGAGCGGCGCGCGGAGTACGAGGTGGCGCGCAAGCAAACCGAGAGCGCCCAAGCGCACTTGACGGATGTGCGTAAGAAACTGCAGGCGGCGCGTGAGCACTACGATGCGGCGGTTAAAGCTGCGCATCAGAGTTTGCAGGCGGTGCGTGCGGCGGATGCAAAGAAGGCGCAGCAGTCGGAGCGCAGAGCGCGGGTCCTGTCGGCATTGCGCGCGGCCCAGGCGGAGCAACAGCGTTTGGGAGAGTCGTTAGAAACCGCTCGTAAACGCGCGCGCGATGCGGTACAGCGCCTGGAGGCGGCGCAGGTTCGGCAGCGGCAGGTGCAGGATGTGCCTGAGGGGGCGGATCCGGCGGAGGCGTTAGAGCGTGCCCAGCGGTGTGAAACGCAGGCTAAGCAGGCGCGGGCTAATGAAACCCAGGTGCGCCTCGACGCGCGTACGTTGGAAGAGCAGTCGAAACGGGCGCGGGATCGAGCGCGGTCTTTACGCACGCAGCTGGCTCGTGCGCGCGAACAGGTACATGCGTACGAGCGGCAGGAGCAGCGGCGGGTGCGGCGCCACGCAGCGCTGGTGAGTATCGTGGAGCGGCTGCAAGGCCCTCTGCAGGCTGCGGATGCGGCGTTGAACCAGGCGGGGGAGGCGTTGAAGCAAGCGGAATCCGCGCGGAGTGAATTTAGCGATCGGGCGGATGCGTTGCGCAAAGAGGTGGATGCGCGGCGGGCAGAGCTGATTGCACTGACGGACGAGGCGCATCGCGACGAGATTGCCAAGCAAGAGCTGGTGCTCAACTATGAACGGGTGGTGGAGCGTGCCCAAGCCGAATTAGGGCTGGAGCCGCAGGCCCTGTTGGCGCAGTACGGGCCGGCTGTTCCAGTTGAGGCACCTGAACCCTATCCATATGATCGTGAGGAACAGCAGCAGCGGCTGGGGCGGGCGCAAAAAGAGCTGAAACGGCTGGGGAATGTGAATCCGTTGGCGCTTGAGGAGCATCGCGCGCTCGAGCAGCGGCACCAGTTTTTAACCGACCAGCTGCGCGACTTGTTGGAGTCGAAGAACGACCTGCTTGGGATTGTAGACGCGGTGGATGCCCAGGTGCAGGAAGCGTTTGCGTTGGCGTTCTACGACACGGCGGAAGCGTTTGAGCAGGTGTTCGCCACCTTATTTCCGGGCGGCGCGGGCCACTTGGCGCTCACGGATCCTGAGGACATGCTGCAAACTGGGATTGAGATTTCTGCCCGGCCGGCGGGGAAGAAGATTACCCGCCTCTCCTTGCTGTCGGGTGGGGAGCGTTCACTTGCGGCGGTCGCGCTGCTAGTTGCGATTTTTAAGGCTCGGCCTTCCCCGTTCTACGTTATGGATGAGGTTGAAGCGGCTCTCGATGACGTTAACCTGTCGCGTTTGATCACTATTTTTAAGCAGTTGCAGGAGGATTCCCAGCTGATCATTATCACCCACCAGAAGCGGACGATGCGGATTGCAGATGCGCTGTACGGGGTGACTATGCGCGATGGGGTGACGCAAGTGGTGTCGCAGAAGTTGGCGCAGACCCCGCAGGCGCAAGCAGATGAAAACTGA
- the ndk gene encoding nucleoside-diphosphate kinase: MPTPDLLDPEKEHTLVLIKPDGFKRGLTGEVLRRIERKGYVLKGLKIKKASTELLERHYVEHREKHFFKDLVAYMQSGPLVAVVVEGDRVIEGFRHMMGATNPTVAQPGTIRGDLARDWGTGQIENVVHGSDSTESADREISLWFPELVFEDEKK; encoded by the coding sequence ATGCCTACTCCAGACCTGCTGGACCCAGAGAAAGAACACACGCTGGTACTCATCAAACCGGATGGGTTCAAACGCGGCTTGACCGGTGAAGTACTGCGCCGGATCGAACGCAAAGGATACGTGCTCAAAGGGCTGAAAATTAAGAAAGCCTCCACGGAACTGCTCGAACGCCACTACGTCGAGCACCGTGAAAAACATTTCTTCAAAGACCTCGTGGCCTACATGCAGTCTGGCCCCCTGGTTGCGGTGGTCGTGGAAGGTGACCGCGTGATTGAAGGGTTCCGACACATGATGGGCGCCACGAACCCCACGGTGGCGCAGCCGGGAACGATCCGCGGTGACTTGGCGCGCGACTGGGGAACCGGGCAGATTGAGAACGTGGTACACGGTTCAGATTCAACTGAATCAGCGGACCGGGAAATCTCCCTGTGGTTCCCAGAGCTCGTGTTTGAAGACGAGAAGAAATAG
- the dhaM gene encoding dihydroxyacetone kinase phosphoryl donor subunit DhaM — MSETTTALLLVSHSEQLANGLAALAAQMAPNVTMKTAAGTADGRLGTSYDKVDDALSEMLKAGSVVVLTDLGSATLTAESVLEFLDDEPVVFADAPFVEGAVAAAVAAQGGGDASTVAQAARQAAQQWRAQSEPEPQAESEEDYANAQAVTAQATIHDPAGLHARPAAKIARVAANYDAVVTINEVEADSVLSVMGLGLKDGDTVTVVARGPQAEEALDNVVNTINETQKDAQ, encoded by the coding sequence ATGAGTGAGACCACGACGGCGCTGCTGCTGGTGTCGCACAGCGAACAGCTCGCCAACGGTCTCGCTGCGCTCGCGGCGCAAATGGCACCAAACGTGACTATGAAAACCGCTGCCGGAACCGCTGACGGCAGGTTGGGAACGTCTTACGACAAAGTCGACGACGCCCTCAGCGAAATGCTCAAAGCCGGATCCGTGGTGGTGCTAACCGACCTGGGGTCAGCCACCCTCACCGCCGAATCCGTACTAGAGTTCCTAGACGACGAACCCGTAGTGTTTGCGGATGCCCCTTTCGTTGAGGGCGCTGTAGCCGCAGCTGTTGCAGCTCAAGGTGGCGGCGACGCATCCACCGTTGCGCAAGCGGCCCGCCAAGCCGCGCAGCAGTGGAGAGCACAGAGCGAGCCTGAACCTCAAGCGGAATCGGAAGAAGACTACGCAAACGCACAGGCCGTGACCGCGCAAGCAACCATCCACGACCCGGCTGGTCTGCATGCCCGACCGGCCGCTAAAATCGCGCGGGTTGCGGCGAACTACGATGCGGTAGTGACAATCAACGAGGTAGAAGCCGATTCGGTACTATCAGTAATGGGATTGGGCCTAAAAGACGGCGACACGGTAACCGTCGTGGCCCGCGGACCACAAGCGGAAGAGGCGTTAGACAACGTGGTCAACACGATTAACGAAACCCAAAAGGATGCGCAATAA
- the dhaL gene encoding dihydroxyacetone kinase subunit DhaL: MSLDTAWAVRWLNDTAALMRENREELVDLDRAIGDGDHGENMDRGFTALRKRLEENEPDSIASALKLTAKTLMSTVGGAAGPLYGTAFLRAAKVVNAPALEAADVNALVEAMLDGVQARGKAAPGEKTMVDALAQAARATREAVADGAEPGAVLEAAAAGAHAGAEATKPMRARKGRASYLGERSVGHLDPGAVSTALIFQAALGAVDE; encoded by the coding sequence ATGAGTTTAGACACCGCTTGGGCGGTGCGGTGGTTGAATGACACCGCCGCGTTGATGCGTGAAAACCGTGAGGAACTAGTGGATCTGGATCGGGCGATTGGCGATGGCGACCACGGTGAAAACATGGACCGCGGGTTCACGGCACTGCGTAAACGCCTAGAAGAAAACGAACCCGATTCGATTGCGAGTGCGCTAAAACTGACCGCGAAAACCCTCATGTCTACCGTCGGTGGGGCAGCCGGCCCCCTGTACGGCACCGCTTTTTTGCGGGCCGCTAAGGTTGTGAATGCGCCAGCCCTTGAAGCGGCGGACGTGAACGCGCTCGTGGAAGCCATGCTCGACGGCGTGCAGGCGCGGGGCAAAGCAGCGCCCGGCGAGAAGACTATGGTGGACGCGTTAGCGCAGGCCGCGCGGGCCACCCGCGAGGCCGTTGCGGATGGTGCTGAGCCAGGCGCAGTGCTGGAAGCGGCGGCGGCCGGTGCGCACGCCGGCGCGGAGGCGACTAAACCCATGCGGGCCCGCAAAGGCCGGGCTTCCTACCTGGGAGAACGCTCCGTTGGACACCTGGATCCGGGGGCGGTTTCTACCGCACTGATTTTCCAGGCTGCTCTAGGAGCGGTAGATGAGTGA
- the dhaK gene encoding dihydroxyacetone kinase subunit DhaK: protein MKKLVNDVHEVVRESLEGFALAHGDLVQVEYDPAYVYRKQAKDEGKVALVSGGGSGHEPLHTGYVGYGMLDAAVPGPVFTSPTPDPIVAATQQVDRGAGVLHIVKNYTGDVLNFETAAELAQMEDVDVRTVVVADDVAVEDSLYTAGRRGVAGTFLVEKIAGAAAERGDDLDQVQSVAQAVCDNMRSMGLALGPCTVPHAGKPSFDLGEREVELGIGIHGEPGYRRTSMREADVLVAELYEKVQEDLPFKTGDKVVTLVNGMGGTPLSELYIVNRKLGQLLDDDGVEPVRMLVGNFVTSLEMPGCSVTMLRVDEGMLELVDAPALTPGYRKGM, encoded by the coding sequence ATGAAGAAACTGGTCAATGATGTCCATGAGGTAGTGCGCGAGTCCTTAGAAGGATTCGCTCTGGCGCACGGTGATCTGGTGCAAGTTGAGTACGATCCCGCGTACGTGTACCGAAAGCAAGCCAAAGACGAGGGGAAGGTAGCGCTCGTTTCCGGGGGTGGGTCTGGCCACGAGCCCCTGCACACGGGCTACGTTGGATACGGGATGTTGGATGCGGCAGTGCCCGGCCCGGTTTTCACGTCCCCCACCCCGGATCCGATTGTTGCGGCGACGCAGCAGGTGGATCGCGGTGCCGGCGTGCTGCATATCGTGAAGAACTACACGGGCGACGTGCTGAACTTTGAAACCGCGGCGGAACTGGCGCAAATGGAAGACGTGGACGTGCGCACGGTTGTGGTTGCGGACGACGTTGCGGTCGAAGACTCTTTGTACACCGCGGGCAGGCGCGGTGTGGCGGGAACCTTCTTGGTGGAGAAGATCGCGGGGGCGGCTGCGGAACGCGGTGACGATCTAGATCAGGTGCAGTCCGTTGCGCAGGCCGTGTGCGACAACATGCGGTCCATGGGGTTGGCGCTGGGTCCGTGCACGGTTCCGCATGCGGGTAAGCCCTCGTTCGACTTGGGGGAGCGAGAAGTGGAGCTCGGGATCGGGATTCACGGGGAACCCGGTTACCGGCGCACATCCATGCGGGAAGCAGACGTGTTGGTCGCGGAGCTGTACGAGAAGGTGCAGGAGGACCTGCCGTTTAAGACGGGCGACAAGGTGGTAACGTTGGTGAACGGCATGGGGGGCACGCCACTGTCGGAACTGTACATAGTGAACCGCAAGCTCGGGCAACTACTGGATGACGATGGGGTTGAACCAGTCCGCATGCTGGTGGGTAACTTTGTTACGAGCCTGGAGATGCCGGGCTGTTCCGTTACCATGCTTCGTGTCGATGAGGGAATGTTGGAACTGGTGGATGCGCCCGCTTTAACACCGGGGTACCGGAAGGGAATGTAA
- a CDS encoding bifunctional folylpolyglutamate synthase/dihydrofolate synthase: MTEDLDTERKLSEIMDRDVSTDLRSALGSLHMLPEEEQETPPQATKLGNEERVAIHERYRAIEQAILARAPEHKIQPSLERVRMALGILGDPQTTYRSVHITGTNGKTSTARMLSALLMATGRKVGRYTSPHLHSMCERISINDEPVTEAQFNALFDDVALYLDMVDEANEQAGKPRMSFFEILTVIALAGFADIPVDAAVVEVGMGGTWDATNVLDAEVAVIAPIAHDHEKWLGSTLRQIAAEKAGIIKPGSVAIVAHQEPEVMEILEQRAREVDAQLRVEGRDFEVAQRRLAVGGQMLTVRTPAAVYADVFVPLVGAHQAQNAALALAAMEAFNGGRALEGTLVEEGFASATSPGRLEVVRTSPSIVVDAAHNPHGARALATALGESFDYTHMVGVYAAMADKNVEAVLSEMEPILDSIVITGMDTPRAMPAQDLGEVAVDVFGPDRVSVQHSLLDAIDQAVEQADASTDPAASNGVVVFGSVVLVGHVRDLMKEQNQRL, translated from the coding sequence GTGACTGAGGATCTGGATACGGAACGTAAACTCAGCGAAATAATGGACCGCGACGTGTCAACCGACCTGCGGTCCGCGTTAGGGTCGCTGCACATGCTGCCTGAAGAGGAGCAGGAAACGCCGCCGCAGGCAACCAAACTCGGGAACGAGGAGCGCGTGGCAATCCACGAGCGATACCGGGCGATTGAACAGGCGATTCTAGCGCGCGCCCCGGAGCACAAGATACAGCCGTCATTAGAACGCGTGCGCATGGCCCTGGGAATCCTCGGGGATCCGCAAACCACGTACCGGAGCGTGCACATTACGGGCACAAACGGGAAAACCTCAACCGCGCGCATGCTTTCTGCATTGCTGATGGCTACGGGGCGGAAGGTGGGGCGCTACACCAGTCCGCACTTGCACAGCATGTGCGAACGCATCAGCATTAACGACGAACCGGTTACGGAAGCGCAGTTCAACGCCCTGTTCGACGACGTCGCGCTCTACCTCGACATGGTTGATGAAGCGAACGAGCAGGCTGGCAAGCCCCGCATGTCGTTCTTCGAAATCCTCACGGTAATAGCGCTTGCGGGGTTCGCGGATATTCCCGTGGACGCCGCCGTGGTGGAAGTGGGCATGGGGGGTACGTGGGATGCCACCAACGTGCTCGACGCGGAAGTGGCGGTGATTGCCCCGATCGCACACGACCACGAGAAATGGCTTGGTTCCACACTGCGTCAGATTGCGGCGGAGAAAGCGGGAATAATCAAACCCGGGAGCGTGGCCATTGTTGCGCACCAAGAACCCGAAGTTATGGAAATTTTGGAGCAGCGTGCCCGTGAGGTAGATGCCCAACTTCGAGTTGAAGGCCGGGACTTTGAGGTTGCGCAGCGGCGCCTAGCGGTCGGTGGGCAAATGCTGACTGTGCGCACTCCCGCAGCCGTGTACGCCGACGTGTTCGTCCCGCTCGTGGGCGCCCACCAGGCGCAGAACGCGGCGTTAGCTCTTGCGGCGATGGAAGCGTTTAACGGCGGTCGCGCTCTCGAGGGCACGCTCGTGGAAGAAGGGTTCGCATCCGCAACCTCCCCGGGGCGGTTAGAGGTGGTGCGCACCTCCCCGTCGATCGTGGTGGACGCCGCGCACAATCCGCACGGGGCCCGCGCGCTCGCCACCGCGCTTGGGGAGTCGTTTGACTACACCCACATGGTCGGCGTGTACGCTGCGATGGCGGATAAGAACGTGGAGGCCGTGCTGTCCGAAATGGAACCGATCCTAGATTCGATCGTTATCACCGGGATGGACACGCCCCGCGCTATGCCGGCGCAAGACCTGGGGGAGGTCGCGGTGGACGTGTTCGGACCCGACCGGGTGAGTGTGCAGCACTCTTTGCTGGATGCGATCGACCAGGCGGTTGAGCAAGCGGACGCGTCGACCGATCCGGCGGCGTCAAACGGGGTGGTGGTGTTCGGTTCCGTCGTCCTCGTGGGCCACGTGCGGGACCTCATGAAAGAACAAAACCAGCGGCTTTAA